tattattattattattattcgtcaaGACAATAAACACAAATAGTAACTTACAATATGAAGTtttatagtaaaaaagaaatacaatttgttttttttactatataaccaaacgaatatttataaaaaggatgtttataaaaaagaaatcaaaatatttaatatctgcctataaaattttataaaaataaacgtgtgtatatatatacaaggtaTAATATTTGTTGTGCATTAATATgacatagaaaattatataaaatgaaattagaaaCAATATAGTGCAATCGTTacacaattaattaaaagtacGTTCTGTAATACCGACcgattcaaatttttttttttaacaatggatcgatttaaataacatttaaagatcattattaaattacaaCCCAACATTATCAAGATTTATCAAGATACGTCATTTTccaataaaatgtttattaactgacataataaatatcaatattttcgtaaaacattcaatcaaaaattaagatttagtaatatttcttttggtAAAAACAGAAGCAGAGAATCTTAATATATTCGCTGGTACACTTTTTGAGTAAAtatttggaaaagaaaaaaaaaatgaaaaaaaaaaaaagaagaaagaaaagaaaaagagaaaaaccaaCGTGCAgaggaataattaaaatgaatgcAAAAAGAATGTCGAGAGGCAAAAGAAACGagctttatattatttaacttataatatcattgaaatgaaattgtaTCAAATATTGAATGtcaagttttattttattaatattatctcgacaatttaaaaatttaataactacTACAATGCTTGTAACTGATCAAGGATTGatacaaaatacataatttttttcttttttttttttttttaagttcttCATTATTGGAATAATTGTTTATTCCAGAATAGTTAATCAGTAATATAAGCAAAACAAATCATGAATGATATAAGATGCATTgtgacaaaaaatataatgaatactACGTTAAATTCTTGATACATCAATTGGACTGTCCTTTCCAAAAGACACAAAATGTTTTACAAtgatgtatacatatttttcttttgttttgttttgtttgtttttttccctcaAGGAGCGTACAAAGCGTCTTTTTGTCATTccaaaatattcaattatgtgtacaagataatatattatttacaatctcagtaaaatgtaaataacgtttgtatgtttccttttttaactTATCATTTCTTCATAtacagagaagaagaaaatgctgaagaaaataagataaaataaaaaaaaaaaaaaagaaaaaaaaaagaaccagtaattaattaaactttaTATACCACGGCTAAGGAAACTGTATTATTTActgaagaaatttttatttaaataatctgGTTGTGTCGCTTTTAATACATTCACAAGTTTAAATTAACTCATTGTAGATCAATGATATATGACATTTCATGTATCATTTATTAAGACATTgggaaaatctttttaatcttgCCATATCATCCATCATTACGCCTcaattaatgtaaaaaatactTGCAATAAAGGCAAAAGTTGCATTCATGATAATAAGTGTAAATACTGAATTAATAATAGTGTATGACACACTAATCATATAATTGCGCATATTTATTCCATATTCTACTTTATACAGTTATAAATGAATATCACCGATGATTAAGAAagttcattttatctttttgtttttgttttctttttacatcaCGCTTCGTttcatatttttgatatttttattaatgtaaaattacaGATCATACGTTTAGAGATAATTctaaattaaatacaatatgacctttaagatattttctcataaaaatgtttgaatttttctatactattgtacaaatttattatatcatttaattcaccgataaactttatataatgaatcaaaaaaaaaaaaaaaaaaagaaaaaacagatcaAATGAAATTCCTAAATCCTGTAAAATCGGTGATAAGTATATTGGAGCACTTTAACAATGATCTGAATATAGAACCATACAACCCCAACATGAACGTTAAGAAAGTATAGAACAATATTAGGTTTCGATGCTCTTTCTTATTACTGTTTACAATAATCTCAGCTACATCAACCTTTCTGCATATAAATAAGCTAAAACCATATTCTCCGTGTAATATGTGTGAGGCAACTATGTGGTTAATCCATAGTACTGTAATTGGTCGAAAGAATGATGGACTAATGTCAAGGCATTAGAGTCAATATCTAATATGGTAGAGCGGATGGCAATGGTTGGTTGAGCTTTATTCTCTCCTATCATAAAGTTTTAGGCACGCTCCTTTAATGCGATTATTTTTGCACTTCGACCATCCTGTACACATATACAGGAAATACTCATATGTTTAGTAGAGAGATTGCGCATTGGAAGAGCGtggtttttttatcttttccaaGTTTTTGATAACGAGATCATGTAATGAACAGTAGCGATTGCGGACTTCACACATTACAAGCCACAAACTcacatattctttttcatctaaTTCTTGAATGGCTCTTCTATAATCAATGATGTGTGGATATTTTGCAACTTTACTAACGATTTTTCCTCGAGAGATAAAATACCTGagggaatagaaaaaaaaaaaaaaaaaaaaaaaaaaagaaaagaaaaaaagaaaaaaaaaagaaaaaaaaaggaaaaaagaaagaaaaaaaagataaaagatatacccagttcttatataaattataaggacatagaatatattaaaacaaaccTAGAGATTTGATCAAAGAATGCAGCGGCCTCACTCTCTACAGATTGTATTTCTGCGAGCGTATCTTCCTGAATTGATACACCAAAATTATTACCATCTTCAATTTTTggaatcaaaaaagaaatccacATTTTTAACTAAAAATTTAAcaacgttataattattaaaattaattttaaactttaattattgatttgtattaattaaataaaaattgttatgtcGTACCAGATTAGAATCCTCCAAAAGTTGTCTGATATATGGTTTCACTACATGAATTAATTCACATAAAGGTTTATTACATGGTACTGGTCCATTGGGAAGTATCATAACTTTGGTTCCGCTAGTTTCATCCACACTATTgtccattttaatttttttcgtaatagGTCCATCTTCGGAATGATTAAGAACTATAGGGTCTGGAATGGGCACATTTAAGTCTTGATGAACATCTGTCAATTTGCGATTACGGAAACCAGGCGTTTccaataattcatttaattttacgatCTTCTCTGGGAATCCTGTTATTAATAGCTGTTCTGCCTGAATGACACATAAAGATTGTATGCTCGATATTACAGATGTTATACCAATTCTATACATATGGCATTACTTGATTCGTTTTATATTGTACAGTAATCAATAAATGATTatcaaagtaataaaaaaaattaatgtttctgtatttcaataaaaacaaaaaaaaaaaaaaaagagagagagaaagaaaaaaagaaaagaaaaagaaaaagagaaaaaaagacgaatcAAGTTACTTACACACAATGGGTAAAAGAGGTTTACCTTAGTTTTAAGAGAATCCTTGTATTCTTGAACCTGTAAGATAAACTTAAAGGATAAATGCGTGCTTATGATTCAATTAATACAGATTCAAAACAATatgtttgaaattaatttttacaattaaattgtttgtccttaaatttaatttcatataaaaataatttataatataaaactatatattaatatgatcattattacagatattaatGCAAACCTTTTTTGACTCATTGTTAATAAGATCTTGCTTTTCTGAAAACGAATCTTTTAACAATACTGATTCATTTTTAGAAATTGATTGAAATAGCGTTggaatcatttattataaaatttaaattattaatatcttattgtCATAAAAATCCTTGTATATGGTATAaacttaaatttataaaatttatagctAGAATGTAAATTCACAtgttgttaatatatttaagagTGAAAggttataaaattttcatttgtttaaaaattgtcAATAAATATCAGACTTCAAGCGTATATAAAAGCCATATCAGATAatgctttatttttcttcctatatAATAgctaataaatgtataataacaaAGGAATATGGAACACACAaattttaatacttaataCATATTTTGTGTCTAAGTaaaacttataattattaaagaaaaaaatcaaatcaaatttacTCGTATTTTTACAAACTAGCAAtcttaatgtatatatactatgattattataaatgattttcttgacaaaggtattataattatatttattaacagtataaatttttcaatctaaaatttgtttcaatctggaaaaaaaatatcaacttaaagaacaataaagaattatatcattttattaatatacaactatttaaaaatataaattagctATTGTAACTTTGATAAtgaagttttcattttcttatatcgCATAAAGGTTTGATCATTACTACAAATGTATGCGAAATCGCTCGcacgcgcacgcgcgcgcgagaCTTCGCACGTATACATTCTCACGTGTTGTGTAAATACATATGCGAATATGAAGCTACAAATACATTGAAACCATATACATTCGAGATAAGAATTAACGTTTCATCGAATGATCAAggattaaatgaattaaatatgtCGGTAATAATTCTATCGATTAAACATTATGATGAATGAAAAAGTTCTCTGACTTATAAAGCCGGTGAATTAGATGACTTAACCTAAACAATTTAATAGTACTGAAGAATTAACGATAACGAcaatttatctattaatattttctagagacgataataaaatatcttaaacGAATAAACAATTTACCTTTTCTGCTGTAGCATCCGCCATTAtacgttttataaaaaaaaagctttattAAGTACAATCACACTACTTCTTTGTTAAAACGTGCAACTTCAAACAGGAAGTGAGATTACCTATACGTACTCCGATATCAAATGAGAATCTTTAATGTTACTTGCCGTTAATGATTTGAAAATTGATCGTCGATAAgttgttaaatttttcatttgtatttaCAATTCGATATaacatacaaatatttaatgaaaatatatacttattatagaacaaaattctattatataaaattttacaaaaaagtaTCTAGCcgttcttatatacatatatacatatatagcaaattttgaatgaatttttgttcttatgacctgagagataaaaatataaaaggatgttattattatttctgaaaTGATGCATATTCTATATTTAAAGTCaaagaaaatggaataatgtacgaaaaattatttaatttttaatatacaattcgaaattccatatatatatacatatacatacaaataatgatatataaaaataagcatattaaaaagtagatgtattaaaaaaaaacaaaaaaaaaaaaaaaacaaaaaaagaaaaaaaaagaaaaaaggagtgaaaaaaaaattgagccgaacgataattgttatattattattaaaaaagggatctgatgaaataaataacctattatttatgatttacaTTTCACACGTTAAAtagtttattttctaattaaataacaacatgataaatcaattgaaaattgTATGTACTCATATGACAAAGTATACCAATGTGTAAGATAATAAATCAGGACTCATGTAAGTTAATCATTTCAGATTTATtacttacaaaatatttttaactattattaattacaatatatccGCAAGAATGAAGTGGCAAATGAATAATTTGTATTGCAATAACTTCAGCTGCTTTATGTTAGATGTAAAGGAAAcaattaatttgtattttatgaCCAGAAACTAAGtatgatgataagaataattataataaactttgcttatataaatatatgttaaacAGGGCTAGGTAAGTTTCTTGGCTTTCTGGTAAAGCGTGTCGACTACTTTTCCCATGCTGTGTATTGTTTCTAACGCAATTTCGTATGTTTTGTCACGAGGTGTATCttcaaatacaattaaaaCGCCTTCTCCTTGATCAAGGAcccctttcaattttttatccaATATCATCTGCGATAACTTCTTTTCTACTTGTGCAAGTGGTAAAGATATGCATGAAGAAATATGACTCACCTAAAAAGTACAATTATCATGATTAGAAAagttaattgtttttaataaatagatttatatcgtttatacaaTATTGTACCTGTACACGAGAATAAGGTTCAACCAAACGACACAAATTCTGTTCTAACATAGCATCGTAAAGAGAACCTAAATGAGCACGCACAATTACATCATCCTCTAATTCTTGTCGGTATTGTTTGACTGCTGTTTGAAAGTCAGCTAAAGAACGTCGATGACTGGCTTCAGCAACAGCACGCATAGCATCCAAATCACGTCCGGCATATTTGACAGCTAATTTTCCAGACATAATAGATTGAACATCTTCAGGTGTACGCAACATGATCTTggataataacatatatttcaATGCCGTTAATGCTTTAGGACTTTCAACGCTATCATACCTACAATATAATACACAATGAATAGAtcaaattgttatattattaatttataataatataataaatttaataattaatataaatattaattataatattttacccTTCGAATGCTTCATAAAAGTACGAATAGGCAGTTTTAAAATCACGTTCATCAGCAGCATGTAAAATTCCAGATTGTAGATCCAAAGCAGCCTGCATTTTTGGTGGACAATAAATTGCATTGGCAGTGGTTCTAGCGCTAGTAAGAGCTGCCCTTGCTTTAGCTAAATTACTTAATGCATGATATGTTTTGCTCTCTAATAATTGAACCTCAACAAGCAATTGTTTGTCATCTAACTTTTTAAGTTCTTTTAGAAGAGCAGAACCCAATTGCAAAGCTTCACTGAACATGCCAGTATCGAAATAAAGAGCTATTAATCGTGCTTCTAATGATTGCCTTAAAAATGTCCTACGTTCTTCTTTTGCCCACTCTATACATTCTTTGCACAATTGTAcctaaataaagaaattatcttatcagtatatataatcaatatatacatatatgtatatacatatatatatatatatatatatatttatatatacatataattttataaaatttattgacaATGATAACATATCATTGTCAATAAAAATGCACAATTAATAGAATTTAGCTTATATTTAAAGAGCATTTGTAACCTAAACAAACTACATAAAACAATGttctaaatattatctatcattaataaaacaattatcgATGATTACCTCGATACCAATTCCGGCCTCCAAGTCCAGGAAGAAATCTACTAAGGATCTTACTAGCTTAGCAGCTTTCGCTTTGCTTATGAGACTAAGAAATGGTCTAGTTGCTTTGATAAGTTCAGCTAACTCTTTTGCCTTGCCCTCCTTCTTATAAAGTTCACCAAGATGTAATATACCCTGCTCCTTGACCCTGATGCTTTCTTCGTCATCTTCGGCTAAACCGATATTAGGATCGGATACGATCTCATTTAGTAATGAAATACCCTCGCTGCGATTTGTCATCGATACAGCTTGTGCCCGCTCAAACAACATTGCACCGGCCATCTCAAAGCTTTATCTATTTTCAACAATACACAGATCACACGGCCGTCCTcctttattgtttatttattttcctgacggaaatttgtaaaaattacaAGACTCGATTATAAAGCAAGTCAAGACATAACACTGTGTGCAATCACACACGCTCTCATAGAACACGGTTCGTTCACTTTCTGTTTTGTCACTCTTTTCATTGCTCGCTTGAGCTCCGGAACCACAAAACTCGTGTCATGCTGCTACGTGAGTCAATTGAATCACTATATAGATACTATTTTTAGTTACATTCACtagataaagtaaatatttcgtaaattgATTTTCACATGGATATTATCAGATTGATCACGATAAGATTAGCGAATAAACGACGATTCCTTCTTTAATTATGAGcgttataacgaaaaaaaagaaaaaaaaagaaaaaaaggagagagaaaaaagaaaaaaaaaaggaaagatgtttaatatatttgttaataaaatccaattgttactattacgtGTTACGCGTTAAAAGACCAATGAACATTCTCGTAAATCTAGTGGTTTTTATCttagttttataattttcttaccagatttatgattaataattatttaattataatttaatgggggagggggaaggggCAATGAacacttttttttgttaatcgtttcgaaaatttacgatgcttttttttaattaaattatttctaatatgatCAGCGACATGATAAATATTCGacaatgaatgaaattattactaCGTGCGACATTACTTTTGAATTGTAATTCGAAGGTTTTTAGACGAGAGCTTATATGACTGTTGTGTACCAATTGTTTGGTCCATTtaagatttaaatttatatgaattatattatataatattaattataaattaaaaatcagtcgtttataaaattt
This DNA window, taken from Vespa crabro chromosome 24, iyVesCrab1.2, whole genome shotgun sequence, encodes the following:
- the LOC124432272 gene encoding 26S proteasome non-ATPase regulatory subunit 11, coding for MAGAMLFERAQAVSMTNRSEGISLLNEIVSDPNIGLAEDDEESIRVKEQGILHLGELYKKEGKAKELAELIKATRPFLSLISKAKAAKLVRSLVDFFLDLEAGIGIEVQLCKECIEWAKEERRTFLRQSLEARLIALYFDTGMFSEALQLGSALLKELKKLDDKQLLVEVQLLESKTYHALSNLAKARAALTSARTTANAIYCPPKMQAALDLQSGILHAADERDFKTAYSYFYEAFEGYDSVESPKALTALKYMLLSKIMLRTPEDVQSIMSGKLAVKYAGRDLDAMRAVAEASHRRSLADFQTAVKQYRQELEDDVIVRAHLGSLYDAMLEQNLCRLVEPYSRVQVSHISSCISLPLAQVEKKLSQMILDKKLKGVLDQGEGVLIVFEDTPRDKTYEIALETIHSMGKVVDTLYQKAKKLT
- the LOC124432239 gene encoding proteasome activator complex subunit 3 produces the protein MADATAEKVQEYKDSLKTKAEQLLITGFPEKIVKLNELLETPGFRNRKLTDVHQDLNVPIPDPIVLNHSEDGPITKKIKMDNSVDETSGTKVMILPNGPVPCNKPLCELIHVVKPYIRQLLEDSNLLKMWISFLIPKIEDGNNFGVSIQEDTLAEIQSVESEAAAFFDQISRYFISRGKIVSKVAKYPHIIDYRRAIQELDEKEYVSLWLVMCEVRNRYCSLHDLVIKNLEKIKKPRSSNAQSLY